The Deltaproteobacteria bacterium genome segment AGTGGGAGGTTGACGAGTAAATAGGCTCAAATGAAAAAAAATAGAGAAAAGTACGCGGCTAAGGCAAATTATTACTATGCAGATGTTCTGATTTGAAAATATTTTCTCTGCTTTCAATATTATCCGCCTTGAATTTTTTCTATTAATTATTAAATTTAGATTCGCTAGCACTCCATAGCGGTGAGTGCTGACAGGCTGCTGTGGCACTGGAATGCTTTGAGAGCAAGAATTGCCGCCTTATTCAGGGTGCTTCATGAATTTGCGCTGCTGAATTGTGAAAAATTGCTGAAGCACTGGCGACGCAAAGTCTTGGAGTGCCCGGGCGGTGTTGTGCCATGCTTCTTGGGGACCAGAGGTGAACCGTTTCTGTAGGGCTGTGCAGGTGCCCGGCAGTTGGCCCTGTGGCAGGGACGACTGCACGGGCCACGGCGCTGGCGTGGGCGGTGGGTGATTCAGCAAGTGACCTGGATAGTCTATAACTTGGAGGGCAACCAGGAGCACTTGCTGAAGAGGATCACGGCCGAGAAGACGGCTTCCTGCCGGGAGGCAGCGCTTGTATTCGTTGCCCGCCAACTGCAGTGCAGTGAAAAGGATTGTGTGGCTGCTTGTCTTTTTACCTGAAAAGTAAGGTGATACTCAGGAGGTGAACAGATGGGCACTATCAGGGTAGGAATCATAGGTGTAGGGAACTGCGCCAGTTCTCTAATTCAGGGCATTCACTATTACCGAGACAAATCAGCTGATGAGGCTATAGGTTTGATGCACTGGGACCTTGGAGGCTACTTGCCACACGACATCGAGGTGGTTGCTGCTTTTGATATTGACCGACGGAAAGTTGGCAGAGATCTTGCGGATGCTATTTTTGCAGAACCCAATTGCACTACCACCTTTTGCAAAGAGATTCCTCACAGAGGTGTCAGGGTGCAAATGGGCCGCATTCTGGACGGATTTTCTGAACACATGCGCAACTATGACGACAAATACACTTTTGTGCTGTCCAGGGAACCTGAGCCTGATCAGCAAGAGGTGGTAAGGATTCTCAGAGAGAGCGGCGTCGAGATTCTGTTGAACTACCTGCCGGTGGGTTCAGAGAAGGCGACTCGATTTTATGCGGAATGTGCTCTGGAAGCAGGGATAGGGTTTGTCAACAATATTCCCGTTTTCATTGCCAGCAATCAGGAGTGGGCCGAGCGTTTCAAGGAGAAACGACTGCCCATTATTGGTGACGACATAAAATCACAGGTGGGGGCAACAATTGTCCATCGGGTGCTTACTGATCTTTTCAGCAAACGGGGAGTCAAGCTGGAGCGGACCTACCAGCTCAATACCGGAGGAAATACCGATTTTTTGAACATGCTCAACCGCGACCGGCTGCTGTCAAAGAAAAAGTCCAAAACCGAAGCTGTTCGATCGATTGCAGCTGATCAGCTCGACGATGAAAACATCCATATTGGTCCAAGTGATTATGTGGCCTGGCAGCGAGACAACAAAATATGCTTTATTCGCATGGAGGGCAAACTTTTCGGTGATGTTCCCATGCATTTAGACTTGCGCCTTTCTGTGGAAGATTCCCCCAATTCCGCCGGCGTTGGTATTGATGCTGTACGCTGCTGCAAGCTGGCACTGGATCGCGGCATCGGCGGGGTGCTTTACGGCCCTTCGGCCTATTTCATGAAGCATCCACCAAGACAGTACACTGATGACGAAGCCTACCGCCTCACAGAGGGCTTTATCGAAGGTATCTGGGGGAAGAGGAGCGATGAAATGCCTGATTATCGCAGCAGGCAGAGGCAGCAGGCTGTGGCGGAGGGGTAGGTGTAAGCCCCTTGTGCCGGTTCTGGGAGTCCCGCTTATCGAGCGGGTGATCCGCACTGCCAGCAACACAGGTGTCACTGATTTCTACGTTGTCACGGGCCACGAGGGGGAATGTTTGCGGTTCTTCCTCAGCGACCTGGCACGGCGGCTTCCTCACATTCACATCCACTCCATTGAAAATCCAGACTGGCAACGCGGCAACGGCACCTCTGTGCTGAGCGCCAAGGATCATCTTCAGGAGCCATTTTTCTTGTTGATGTGCGACCACCTGTTCGATTCTGCAATTATGGCTGACCTCTGCAGACAACCGCCTCCAGAGAACGAGGTCATCCTGGCGGTGGACTACAATGTTGGCAGGAGACACATAAAGAAAGAGGACGTTACTCGCGTCGCATCAAACAATGGCAGAGTGCGTGACATTGGCAAAGGGTTGGCCAGTTACAACGGTTTTGATACCGGTGTATTTCTTTGCAGTTCGGTGATATTCGAAGCGCTGGAGCAGAATGCCAATAACAGGGCGGAACTCAATCTCACGGACGGAATTCGGCGGCTGGCAGCTGAAGGTCTGGTCAGAGCAGTGGATATCGGCGGCAAGTTCTGGGTAGACGTTGATGAGCCTGGAGATCTGCTGAGAGCAGAGAATGAATTGCTTAAACAGGTGCGCCACAAACCCCATGACGGTATGGTGGCGAGATATGTCAATCGGCCGCTTTCTGTGAGGATTTCTAAACGGATTGCCAGGACTTCTATCACGCCAAATCAGGTTACTGTCCTGTCATTTCTCCTGGCGGTCATTGGGGCAGCATTTTTCACCATAAAAGGATATCTGGCCATGTTGCTTGGCGGCCTGCTGAGCCAGGCAGCTTCAATTGTTGACGGTTGCGACGGTGAACTGGCCAGACTGAAGTACTGCGAAAGCGAGTATGGCGGCTGGCTGGATGCCGTTCTGGACCGTTATGCGGATGGAATGCTGCTGCTCGCTTTAACCTGGCGAGCTCAGAGCGAGGTGAGGCCCAGTCTGGCCTTCCTGGTAGGTTTTCTGGCAATCATCGGCTCCTTCCTGGTGAGCTACACAGCCGGCAAGTACGACGCCCTCAGGCAGGAGCGCCTGGACAGCAGACTCACCTTCCGAATCGGTAGAGACCTGCGTATTTTCATCATTTTTATTGGCGCTTTTCTGAACCAGGCTTTCCTAACTTTGCTGGCCATCACTGTTGTCATGAATTTGGAAACTATTCGTCGTCTGAGAGTGTTTCGCAGATATCTGTTCAACTAGGTGTTGCTATTCATAAGACCACCAGCATTCGGTCGACAACTGAATGTTCCCCATATTGGCCCACCCGGCGCCTTGCTGCTCAGATGGTCTGGTGTCCTCGGAGGGCGGCAATATTTATTCAGCTCCACAATACTTCCAGAGTTCGGTCTGGAGATGCAGGGGCTATCCAGACTTGAGGGTGTCTGCTAAGATCAATTGGGCCAGCTTGATGTGGTTGGGGCTGTGATGCCAGCAGCGGCAACTCCTCCCTGTTGCACACTTTGACCCAAAAAGGCATAATGCTGGGATAGTCCAGCGGACTGTGGCTTGTCTCTGAGGGCGTGACCGGTTTACTTCCCGCCAACAGTGACTCCCAGTGACAAGTATTCTTATTGCTGTTGGGGCCACAAGACAGTGTAGATTGTCTCGGCAATTGCGCTCCAAAGTTGACTGTGCCCTGCACACGATTGCAGATGATGCCCACTGGTAGTCTGCCAGGCCAGTAGTCGAAGCGGCCCTGATTTTTGCGGACGGCCTCTGGCATACTCGAAATGCTATGATTCCACTCCATGATACGATTGAGTCCAGGAACTATCCAGTAGTAAATGTGTCGATCATTGCAGCAAACGTCCTTGTCTACTGGTGGCAGGTGGGAAGCGGAAGTGAACTGGCCCAGATAATATATACCTATGGCCTGGTGCCGGCACGTTATTCTATGCCGGCCATAGCCTCCTATTTCAGCCTGCCGGAGCAAGTCTTCTCCTTTTTCTCGTACATGTTCCTTCATGGTGGTTTCTGGCACCTGCTGGGCAACATGTGGTCGCTCTACATCTTCGGTGATAACGTCGAAGACAGGCTTGGCTCTGTTAAATACCTTGTCTTTTATCTCCTTTGTGGAGTGGCATCCGGCCTTTTTCATGTGGCCATCAACTATCATTCCCAGGTTCCCACCATCGGAGCCAGCGGGGCCATAGCAGGCGTTATGGGAGCGTACTTTCTGCTCTATCCACACTCTAGAATTCTCACTTTGATTCCCATCTTTTTTCTGCCTTACTTTATAGAGATACCTGCCTTTGTTTTTCTGGGTTTCTGGTTTCTTTTTCAGTTTTTCAGCGCCGCAGGAACGGTTGCCGGTGGCGGTGGCATAGCCTGGTGGGCGCACGTGGGCGGCTTCCTCTTCGGCATCCTCTTCCTCAAGATAATGGAGGCCATACCAGTTGCTGGCATGGCGAGCTGGCAGGGTCCAGGCCTGGCAAGAAAAAGAAGTCGTCGTTTGCAAGTTGTCAGCACCACTGGACAGCCAGACTCCCTTGATGTCTATGGCCGAATTACCATCACGCCCAGGGAAGCGCGCTTCGGCACCAGGAAGCTCATTAGCGTCCCTCGAGGGTTGCAGAAAAGCCTCTTGAGAGTAACCGTGCCTCCGGGGTCGCGGGGCGGCACGATTCTCCGTTTGGCGGGCATGGGAAAAGAGGGTGCTGATGGCAGCAGGGGTGATCTCTATCTGAAGATCGTCATTTCTGAGCAGGAGGACGCCGGCTGAACCTCATTGTTTCAGGTCTATCTTGTTTACCTCTATGGGCGGGGTTCTAGGGAAACGGGAAACATCTGCAGTGCAACTGTTTTCGCCCTGACTGTTGGTGAGAATGGCGCGTACAGCGGAAAGATACCCTTCCAGTGAACTGACCCGCTCTTCGAGAAGGGCCTTTGCTCTTCCTTCCAGTTGCAATGCCTCCACAGTATTGCCCAGCCCTTTGATCAGGTTCCTGCCTTCGGCTGGCTTGTATTGCTGAAACTGATAGTTGCTGTCGATTTCTTTCTTCAAAAGCTTGATGAAAGAACCCATTTCATCAGCACTGCCGAGCAATCTGTTGAGCAGCAGCAAGTATGGCGACAGGGCCGGGGCATCTCCGCTGTATGGATACCTTATCCTGTGATCCATCTCGCTCCAGGCCTCCTCTAAAACCGTACGGACCTGGATTTCCACTGGAATCGATTCTTTCTTGGAGTAGTCAAACTTGACCAGGTAATGCACAGAGCGGTAGCCGAAGGGATGCTGATAGATGCGGCAGCCCTTCTGTTTGAACTTCTTGATGAACTCGACGTGGTCTCCCACACAGACGTTGGCAGTGGCCTTCTCTATAAGTTCCCAGGTGTTGACAATAAATGAATGTATCTTCTGCCAATCTTCCTTGAAGAGGTGCAGGGCTCTAACACCAGCAAGATCTGTAATGATTGTCTGGTAGTTGTGTGGATTTATGACCAGGGAAGGTTCCTGGGCTTTCCTCCTGATAATTTTGGCGAGCAAATGGTCCGGCTCTTTGACCCGCCATCGTATGGTGTGGACTTGCTTGAGCCGTTCCAACCTCTGGGCCACGTATTGAGCAGCAACCTCTATCTTGTCGATATTGTTTATATAGTCGTTCTTGATGATGACAAGCTCGTCCCAGTTCAAGTCAGTTCGGGCGAACTCCTCGTACAGATTGAATTTTTTCAAGAATTGTGATTTTCGCATAGATCTTTGCCCCGTGTTCGCCTAAATT includes the following:
- a CDS encoding NTP transferase domain-containing protein; the encoded protein is MKCLIIAAGRGSRLWRRGRCKPLVPVLGVPLIERVIRTASNTGVTDFYVVTGHEGECLRFFLSDLARRLPHIHIHSIENPDWQRGNGTSVLSAKDHLQEPFFLLMCDHLFDSAIMADLCRQPPPENEVILAVDYNVGRRHIKKEDVTRVASNNGRVRDIGKGLASYNGFDTGVFLCSSVIFEALEQNANNRAELNLTDGIRRLAAEGLVRAVDIGGKFWVDVDEPGDLLRAENELLKQVRHKPHDGMVARYVNRPLSVRISKRIARTSITPNQVTVLSFLLAVIGAAFFTIKGYLAMLLGGLLSQAASIVDGCDGELARLKYCESEYGGWLDAVLDRYADGMLLLALTWRAQSEVRPSLAFLVGFLAIIGSFLVSYTAGKYDALRQERLDSRLTFRIGRDLRIFIIFIGAFLNQAFLTLLAITVVMNLETIRRLRVFRRYLFN
- a CDS encoding rhomboid family intramembrane serine protease yields the protein MIPLHDTIESRNYPVVNVSIIAANVLVYWWQVGSGSELAQIIYTYGLVPARYSMPAIASYFSLPEQVFSFFSYMFLHGGFWHLLGNMWSLYIFGDNVEDRLGSVKYLVFYLLCGVASGLFHVAINYHSQVPTIGASGAIAGVMGAYFLLYPHSRILTLIPIFFLPYFIEIPAFVFLGFWFLFQFFSAAGTVAGGGGIAWWAHVGGFLFGILFLKIMEAIPVAGMASWQGPGLARKRSRRLQVVSTTGQPDSLDVYGRITITPREARFGTRKLISVPRGLQKSLLRVTVPPGSRGGTILRLAGMGKEGADGSRGDLYLKIVISEQEDAG
- a CDS encoding inositol-3-phosphate synthase, whose protein sequence is MGTIRVGIIGVGNCASSLIQGIHYYRDKSADEAIGLMHWDLGGYLPHDIEVVAAFDIDRRKVGRDLADAIFAEPNCTTTFCKEIPHRGVRVQMGRILDGFSEHMRNYDDKYTFVLSREPEPDQQEVVRILRESGVEILLNYLPVGSEKATRFYAECALEAGIGFVNNIPVFIASNQEWAERFKEKRLPIIGDDIKSQVGATIVHRVLTDLFSKRGVKLERTYQLNTGGNTDFLNMLNRDRLLSKKKSKTEAVRSIAADQLDDENIHIGPSDYVAWQRDNKICFIRMEGKLFGDVPMHLDLRLSVEDSPNSAGVGIDAVRCCKLALDRGIGGVLYGPSAYFMKHPPRQYTDDEAYRLTEGFIEGIWGKRSDEMPDYRSRQRQQAVAEG
- a CDS encoding GTP pyrophosphokinase; this encodes MRKSQFLKKFNLYEEFARTDLNWDELVIIKNDYINNIDKIEVAAQYVAQRLERLKQVHTIRWRVKEPDHLLAKIIRRKAQEPSLVINPHNYQTIITDLAGVRALHLFKEDWQKIHSFIVNTWELIEKATANVCVGDHVEFIKKFKQKGCRIYQHPFGYRSVHYLVKFDYSKKESIPVEIQVRTVLEEAWSEMDHRIRYPYSGDAPALSPYLLLLNRLLGSADEMGSFIKLLKKEIDSNYQFQQYKPAEGRNLIKGLGNTVEALQLEGRAKALLEERVSSLEGYLSAVRAILTNSQGENSCTADVSRFPRTPPIEVNKIDLKQ